One stretch of Streptomyces sp. NBC_00443 DNA includes these proteins:
- a CDS encoding NAD(P)-dependent oxidoreductase, with translation MDDNHTHTSVSVLGLGLMGQALAAAFLKAGHATTVWNRSADKADGLVADGAVLAANPADAVAASDLVIVCVSTYDVVHDVIGSLGDALHGKTVVNLTTGSSEQARQSAEWAEKNGANYLDGAIMITPPGIGAETSVLFYAGDKAVFDAHEPVLKLLGGGTTYLGTDHGKPALFDVSLLGLMWGALNSFLHGVAIVETSGVKAQEFLPWAHMWLDAIKMFTADYAAQIDAGDEKFPADDATLETHLGALKHLVEESEALGIDTELPKYSEALMERIIAQGHAKNSYASVVKAYRRP, from the coding sequence ATGGATGACAACCACACCCACACCTCGGTTTCGGTGCTCGGCCTCGGCCTGATGGGGCAGGCCCTGGCCGCCGCCTTCCTGAAGGCGGGTCACGCCACCACCGTGTGGAACCGTTCGGCGGACAAGGCCGACGGCCTCGTCGCGGACGGCGCCGTGCTCGCCGCGAACCCCGCCGACGCCGTCGCCGCGAGCGACCTCGTCATCGTGTGCGTGTCGACGTACGACGTGGTGCACGACGTCATCGGCTCGCTGGGCGACGCCCTGCACGGCAAGACCGTGGTCAACCTGACCACGGGCTCATCCGAGCAGGCCCGCCAGAGCGCCGAGTGGGCGGAGAAGAACGGAGCCAACTACCTCGACGGCGCCATCATGATCACCCCGCCCGGCATCGGCGCCGAGACCTCGGTCCTGTTCTACGCCGGCGACAAGGCCGTCTTCGATGCCCACGAGCCCGTGCTGAAGCTCCTCGGCGGCGGCACCACCTACCTCGGCACCGACCACGGCAAGCCCGCCCTGTTCGACGTGTCGCTGCTGGGCCTGATGTGGGGTGCCCTCAACAGCTTCCTGCACGGCGTCGCCATCGTGGAGACCAGCGGCGTCAAGGCGCAGGAGTTCCTGCCGTGGGCGCACATGTGGCTCGACGCCATCAAGATGTTCACGGCCGACTACGCCGCGCAGATCGACGCCGGCGACGAGAAGTTCCCGGCCGACGACGCCACCCTGGAGACGCACCTGGGTGCGCTCAAGCACCTCGTCGAGGAGAGCGAGGCGCTCGGCATCGACACCGAACTGCCCAAGTACTCCGAGGCGCTGATGGAGCGCATCATCGCCCAGGGCCACGCCAAGAACAGCTACGCCAGTGTCGTGAAGGCGTACCGCCGCCCTTAG
- a CDS encoding DUF4436 family protein translates to MAPPSHSPRPRRFGASILPVLLPLALLILVAVSVGSWLQFTERNANDTVHTVGSRTADRVDVEATVQSVDAAARELVLRVRVTPHGALGEEEGTAPVADLNLQTSVATLSDLLFEAHERLAPKDVQVAITGGSISDYPFDTYETDIEFWALMGGKQVPVRMLFSNNATLFSISATPPPSVQEAVLGLRLARSGSLLAFAVFMMVVMWALAGSVLIGAWYLTTRGESLVWPALSWMAATLFALAAFRNTAPGSPPIGCVLDWFAFLWAETIIALCLIAVVVTGVRTALRAALRSSDTHITK, encoded by the coding sequence ATGGCCCCGCCCTCGCACTCGCCCCGTCCACGACGGTTCGGGGCATCGATCCTGCCGGTCCTGCTTCCCCTCGCCCTCCTGATCCTGGTGGCGGTGTCCGTTGGGTCATGGCTGCAGTTCACCGAGCGGAACGCGAACGACACGGTCCACACGGTCGGATCCCGAACCGCCGACCGGGTGGATGTGGAGGCCACCGTCCAGAGCGTCGACGCCGCGGCCAGAGAGCTCGTCCTGCGGGTGCGGGTCACCCCGCACGGGGCTCTCGGCGAGGAGGAGGGGACGGCACCGGTGGCCGATCTCAACCTCCAGACCTCCGTGGCGACCCTCAGCGACCTGTTGTTCGAGGCGCACGAGCGGCTCGCGCCCAAGGACGTGCAGGTCGCGATCACGGGTGGATCGATCAGCGACTATCCGTTCGACACGTACGAGACCGACATCGAGTTCTGGGCACTGATGGGTGGCAAGCAGGTGCCGGTGCGGATGCTCTTCTCCAACAACGCCACGCTCTTCTCCATCTCCGCGACGCCCCCTCCTTCCGTACAGGAGGCCGTCCTGGGGCTGAGGCTGGCCCGATCGGGCAGCCTGCTCGCCTTCGCGGTCTTCATGATGGTCGTGATGTGGGCGCTGGCGGGATCCGTGCTCATCGGGGCCTGGTACCTGACGACCCGTGGTGAGAGCCTGGTCTGGCCTGCCCTCTCCTGGATGGCCGCCACGCTGTTCGCTCTCGCGGCGTTCCGCAACACCGCCCCCGGCTCGCCCCCGATCGGCTGCGTGCTGGACTGGTTCGCCTTCTTGTGGGCCGAGACCATCATCGCCCTGTGCTTGATCGCCGTGGTCGTGACAGGCGTCCGCACCGCGCTCCGCGCCGCCCTCCGCTCAAGCGACACCCACATCACCAAGTAG